From the genome of Eucalyptus grandis isolate ANBG69807.140 chromosome 2, ASM1654582v1, whole genome shotgun sequence, one region includes:
- the LOC104430856 gene encoding MLP-like protein 34, which translates to MAVRGKMEVEVDLKSSADQFYGFFRNTPHHLPTACTDLHAGEIHEGEWHTEGSIRKWTYSVEGKKETFKQKIQFDDKNKIATHVGIEGEVFNYYKGYTAIWQAVHKDGGPDVVKVIIEYEKLNESMPHPVIYIDFLVNMTKDIDAHLVKA; encoded by the exons ATGGCAGTGAGAGGGAagatggaggtggaggtggatcTCAAGTCATCGGCCGATCAGTTCTACGGCTTCTTCAGGAACACCCCACACCACCTTCCTACTGCTTGCACTGATCTGCACGCTGGGGAGATTCATGAAGGCGAATGGCACACTGAGGGCTCCATTAGGAAGTGGACTTATTCAGTTG aagggaagaaggagacaTTCAAGCAGAAGATACAGTTTGACGATAAGAACAAGATCGCAACCCACGTCGGCATCGAAGGCGAGGTGTTCAACTATTACAAGGGCTACACGGCCATCTGGCAGGCCGTCCATAAGGACGGAGGACCCGACGTCGTTAAGGTGATCATCGAGTATGAGAAGTTGAACGAGAGCATGCCCCACCCAGTCATCTATATCGATTTCCTGGTTAACATGACTAAGGACATCGATGCTCACCTCGTCAAGGCTTAA
- the LOC104433205 gene encoding MLP-like protein 328: protein MAVRGKVEVEVDLKSSADKFYGFFSNTPHHLPNACTDVHAGEIHEGEWHSEGSIRKWTYSLEGKKETFKEKIQFDDENKIITHVGIEGEVFNYYKSYKAIWQAVHKDRGPDVVKVIIEYEKLNESMPHPVNYLDVMANMTKDIDAHLVKA from the exons ATGGCAGTGAGAGggaaggtggaggtggaggtggatcTCAAGTCATCGGCCGATAAGTTCTACGGCTTTTTCAGTAACACCCCGCACCACCTTCCTAATGCTTGCACTGATGTGCACGCTGGGGAGATTCATGAAGGCGAATGGCACTCTGAGGGCTCCATTAGGAAGTGGACTTACTCACTGG aagggaagaaggagacaTTCAAGGAGAAGATACAGTTTGACGACGAGAATAAGATCATAACCCACGTCGGCATCGAAGGCGAGGTGTTCAACTATTACAAGAGCTACAAGGCCATCTGGCAGGCCGTCCATAAGGACAGAGGACCCGACGTTGTCAAGGTGATCATCGAGTACGAGAAGCTGAACGAGAGCATGCCCCACCCAGTCAATTATCTCGATGTTATGGCTAACATGACTAAAGACATTGATGCTCACCTCGTCAAGGCTTAA